DNA from Brassica napus cultivar Da-Ae chromosome C4, Da-Ae, whole genome shotgun sequence:
TTGATGGTCGAATGGTTCAGATATTGCAGCACATCGCACGTCTATGCTTATAGACTCAACCGCTTTGCTACACATATCTGAAACCATACGAAAAACGATCACAATATCCacaaaagaaacaatttttGGTGTCACTCACTTGTAGAATAAATGGATAAGGATGGGTTATATGTTGTTTTGTTCGTGGAAGATTTGCACATGCTTCATGAAGTACAAAATCACACTTGGATTTCATACATTTGTAAATGTCACCACCATAAAATGGAAGTACGCATGCGTGACATCGTTCATCATACATAATATCAGTGGTCGTCTTTTCAAACTTCATGTGATGTGAATGACTGAAATGTTGTATGATTCCAGCACTTATCACTTCAAAAGAATTGAGATTTTCATATTCTTCTTCTGGTTCTTCCTCGAGTTCTTTTTCATCCCACAATCTCTCCGAATTGCACACTTGGAGTGCACTACATAAGGGCAATCTTTATTGCAAGAATATTTTCCATAATTGCCATCAACCTCTTGACGACAAACTCCACATGACAATATTCTAGGACCAGAATATGTAAAAGAAAGACGGTGGTTATGAAGCGATATTCTTATGACAAATGGTAAGTAAATACAATTTTTATGGACAACAAAATCACATTGAAGACACACATAGATGAGAAACTTGCTATCAACTACCCCACAAACGTCACATATCAAGTCAGCTTTTCTGGGAAAGTGGTAGAGGGTATGCTCATGTCTTTTATGATAGTTCATGAATGAGGGTTTTGTCGCGCAAACAGGATCCAAACTAAACTTACAAATAAAacaatagtaaaataaatttgtaggATAATCTCCACAACTTGAACTACAATAAGAACAAGTTGTTTTCTGAACATCGACaccaaaggaaaaggaaaaaccATATGTGAGAAGTTGGAGATGGTGTTTAGGGTGACAAAGAGATTTGATTAAAGGGGGAGACTCGACACATTCTTTGTGGTAGGGTACATTATATTCATTGCAAAAGTAATAAGTTGAACCAATTTCTTGGCATTGACAGGCACCACAAAAAGACTCATCTGCTAATACTTTGTTGTTGTACCAGTAAAGAGGGTTAAGAAGGTGGCCAAAGTAGCTATAAGGTAAAGAGCTTTCTGGTACGGCAAATGGATAATAATGAGGACTGTCGACTATCTTAAATTTAGCATGTCTATCATAATTCGTGCGAGATGAGCATTTGTATCGCAAGGAAGGGCAAACGAGGATGATGGGTGGAGGAAGTTGGATGGAATCCATGGCTACACAAAAGATTTTCTTACCTAATATATATTGAGAGACTAGAGTTTAGCTGTTCTGATTTGTGactataaatacataaaatatgtattttcgatcaaaaaaataagagccttaaatataaatatcttatataaaattaagcAGGTATCTTAAATATTGATAACTTcactcaaaaatattttaaagtatctcatttgaaatatttttgagtaaaacttttaatatttgagATATACCATCTCACtattatattattgtttttaacATTTTGTGAGATATCACATGTGAAACATTTTTGTGAGATCACATGTGAAAACGTCCCAATGAAATGTTATTTACCATATTTTAACCGGGTGTTTGTGGTCTGGTGGTAAAGAATTCACGACTGTTCCGCTACTTAGGTTCGAGTCCTGACCATTGTCAATTAAAATGGAGGTGAAAAAGACGATCCCTTTAGATGCTTTCGGCGGACTCTCCGATTTAGTTCCAATGAACGGTCATTAGATGATAGTCAGGTCTCTTTCAAAAATATCCaggatcataaaaaaaaattacttcacTGAGTCTTTATGAAATTCaaggtttttaactttttatcaaCACAAATGGTCAAAGCATTTACGACCAGCAAATAGAGATTCAGTTGAACGGAAAGGTTTTACactttcaataatataattaaaatttggctagctcacatgttttttttttgatcaaaagctAGCTCACATGTTAAAAGTTCATTTTAACTAATAATATGACAACCGACTTCGTTCGGTACCTTGTAAACTCCTTCATCCTTGTCACCAAAaacaaccaaaatgaaaaaccaTCTTATAAATTAAGCTAGCTGGATATTTCCAGAGTGGAAGAGGGTTAAGACTTACTTAGCTGTTCACTTCCACCGTATCTATttgtgatatatatatgaatattctCTCTTACGATAAACTAAGTTGCGGTCAATTAGAGTTCAACTATCATCCACGACGCTCTCACTCATTTGCGTTTTGGGGATGGGTGATATAATGGTGTTTGTTTAATACACAATGAAGTTTGTGAGTGAGTAATTTCtgttatttttatgattttgcgCACTGATGACTGAATCAGAACTTCGGATAAGCTTAGAGAATCGACAGTTTATATGGCTGGGGTTCCGGAAGATATCTCGAGCTCCCTACACTATTTTTTAGGGACAGTTCACAGATTCTCTGTTCTGTAATGCATACACTTTTCAGGCACTcctaaagaaaataatttaaatggtcGAATCAAACCTTAAGAGAGTTGTCACCAGAGTCGatacaaatattcaaatgatccCTTTTAtctatatagaaaaataaaagaacagCAAATGCAATACATCATTGTTCTCCTCCACGACAAGCACAGCCACAAAAGCCTGTTTCAAATCCGGACATTGACATatgcaaaataaaaaatctgtCCCCCTTCACACCAAAATGCAAACTAAAATTTCCATCCCctcaaataaatatatgatcTTTTACTTTTTGTGTTTTAGTTTTCTTCCCCAAATCAGAAAAAGATTCTAACTTTGTATGAACAAGGAATCCAACTCTCTTGCACAAACTCAGGGTTCCGTTACTGGGACTGGCGCTGGAGTTTTGAGAAGTGGCTGCAAAGCTTTCACAACTATACTCATATTCGGTCTAAACTCTGATTCATATTGCACACACAATGCTGCCACCGCTGCTAGCTGCATTGCCCACATTACAGAAAAGTTTAGAGATTAAAAAAAGGACAAGGCAATGTACTTCCAGTGATGCAAAAACTGAGTTATTTTCAGTCATGGGGTGAAGACAAGTACCTTAGCTACTGATTTAGGAGGATATTCTCCTTTTAGCTTTGGATCAACACACTGCTTCACTTTGTCTTCACTGAGTCTCGGTGTAGCCtgcaataataataaacagCAAACTCCAGCTTATAAGAGAGGAGATTAAGACAGAGCAGGATACAGATTTGGACAGGCACTGATAAACAAAAACATACCCAGGTTACAAGACTTTGTTGGCCACGTGGCATTGTATGATCCACAGGTTTCCTCCCTGTCAAAAGCTCTAGTAGTACAACCCCAAAGCTATACACATCACTCTTCTGTGTCAACTGTCCAGTCATTGCATATCTGCAAAAATGGGAAGACACACGTGTTAGCTGCCTCGTCCATACTTTAATCTGGATGCAACAGAAGTTTTGACGGTTATAAGGAAGATTACTTACTCTGGAGCGTGATAGCCAAAGGTGCCCAAGACTCTTGTAGAATGAAGACGTGCAGCATTGTCAGGAGCTTGATTTGAGAGATTGAAATCAGCAACTTTTGCTTGATAGTCTTCAAAAAGAAGCACATTGCTAGATCTCACGTCTCTATGAATGACAGGAGGCTGAACCTTCTCGTGAAGGTATTCTAAACCCCTAGCTGCCTCAACGGCGATCTTCACCCTCGTTATCCAGTCAAGCGTTGGACCTGGCTGTGCACCTTGTACTCCCTTCCTACCTGTTATAACAACACATTTCAAAACCCATAGATAAAATCAATTCTATTTTATAGCACAAATGGGCTGGGAAGCTCAAGCATACCATGTAGAACGTCGTGCAGTGATCCCATTGTTGCAAACTCATAAGCAAGAACACGGAGGTTCTCATCGACACAATAGCCGACCAGCTGAATGAAATTCTCATGCTTCAGTCTTGAAACCATGGAAACCTAAGAAGACGCAAGCAATAAGATGTAAAGACAAGTTTCCCTGGGGAattgaagcaaaaaaaaataaaaaaaagagaggtaaTAACCTGACTCAAGAACTCGGTGTTTGTTTCAGCTTCAGGGGCTACATCGAGTTTCTTCAATGCAACTGCTTTACCATCACTTAGAGTTGCGTAATACACCCTTCCGTAAGATCCTTCACCAATAAGTGACTTCGATCCAAAATTTTCAGTCTTTTCTTTAACCTCTTCCACAGACAAGAGAGGAACTTCAATGGGAAGAGCTTCCTTGGGCGCCTCAGGTTTTGCAACAGCTTGTGGTTTTGGCTTATTGTTGGCTGCTGCATGTGTGTGACAAACAACCAAACGTATTCTAATTAGAAACATACAAAGCCTCTAGTACACAAACAGTAGGCACTATAACCTATTCCCAATAGATCAATAAGTTCAAGGGAAGTCTCTTGTCTGAAGCATACCTTGAGATTGCTGCCATTGAGTTTTCAGATGTTGCTCATCATTAGATACATCCGAATCTCCTGAACTACGCCCACAACAGATCCACCTGTGCATGCTTGTTCTCTTCAGAGCTTTTTAGTTCCTGAAATCGTTCAAAACCAAGTCAACATGTATGCATAAAAGAAACAATCTTCTACTATCTCGCCGCCATAATAGCATAATCACTTGAAACCTAAAGTGTTATATTCTCACAGGGAACTACTTCCTTGTCTCAAGTTAACTGTTTTGAGAAGTGATCCCAATATTATTCATGTATATAATACAAAACAACCTAACAAATCACAGTAACGCTTTTCCAAAACAGATCAAGATTGCAACTTTAATAAGCACAGCTTTTGTAACAAAACGTTGGTTAATCTCTTGAACTCGTAggatttaataaacaaaaaatccaGTTGCTACAAAGACA
Protein-coding regions in this window:
- the LOC125585817 gene encoding uncharacterized protein LOC125585817, with protein sequence MDSIQLPPPIILVCPSLRYKCSSRTNYDRHAKFKIVDSPHYYPFAVPESSLPYSYFGHLLNPLYWYNNKVLADESFCGACQCQEIGSTYYFCNEYNVPYHKECVESPPLIKSLCHPKHHLQLLTYGFSFSFGVDVQKTTCSYCSSSCGDYPTNLFYYCFICKFSLDPVCATKPSFMNYHKRHEHTLYHFPRKADLICDVCGVVDSKFLIYVCLQCDFVVHKNCIYLPFVIRISLHNHRLSFTYSGPRILSCGVCRQEVDGNYGKYSCNKDCPYVVHSKCAIRRDLTPKIVSFVDIVIVFRMVSDMCSKAVESISIDVRCAAISEPFDHQCHPHPLFLSNEHGRYRPCSMCGKETLQTLNCIECDFFLCFYCATLPYKVRYEHDEHLLILTYEENAVGSLLDGENQVGMRHNNSHDLK
- the LOC125585368 gene encoding PTI1-like tyrosine-protein kinase 2 isoform X2, translated to MHRWICCGRSSGDSDVSNDEQHLKTQWQQSQANNKPKPQAVAKPEAPKEALPIEVPLLSVEEVKEKTENFGSKSLIGEGSYGRVYYATLSDGKAVALKKLDVAPEAETNTEFLSQVSMVSRLKHENFIQLVGYCVDENLRVLAYEFATMGSLHDVLHGRKGVQGAQPGPTLDWITRVKIAVEAARGLEYLHEKVQPPVIHRDVRSSNVLLFEDYQAKVADFNLSNQAPDNAARLHSTRVLGTFGYHAPEYAMTGQLTQKSDVYSFGVVLLELLTGRKPVDHTMPRGQQSLVTWATPRLSEDKVKQCVDPKLKGEYPPKSVAKLAAVAALCVQYESEFRPNMSIVVKALQPLLKTPAPVPVTEP
- the LOC125585368 gene encoding PTI1-like tyrosine-protein kinase 2 isoform X1; translation: MHRWICCGRSSGDSDVSNDEQHLKTQWQQSQAANNKPKPQAVAKPEAPKEALPIEVPLLSVEEVKEKTENFGSKSLIGEGSYGRVYYATLSDGKAVALKKLDVAPEAETNTEFLSQVSMVSRLKHENFIQLVGYCVDENLRVLAYEFATMGSLHDVLHGRKGVQGAQPGPTLDWITRVKIAVEAARGLEYLHEKVQPPVIHRDVRSSNVLLFEDYQAKVADFNLSNQAPDNAARLHSTRVLGTFGYHAPEYAMTGQLTQKSDVYSFGVVLLELLTGRKPVDHTMPRGQQSLVTWATPRLSEDKVKQCVDPKLKGEYPPKSVAKLAAVAALCVQYESEFRPNMSIVVKALQPLLKTPAPVPVTEP